A genomic window from Haladaptatus caseinilyticus includes:
- a CDS encoding oligosaccharide flippase family protein, giving the protein MSTDASEVSFGGETVNATVAKFAMAASGFVGTILFARLLDPTLLGGFYLLLGLVKIADRPIHGWAIAAKKRFSEHDVRDESIVGAQIVFIIVWLVFVAAISFFLSGWLREYTKLTTAPLLFLLLLASEPLYEPFEKLLQARGQIGVATWLDTLRSYLTLPFQIWLVLAGFGTAGLVYGLAGATVLSLPAIFYYLHTPPALPTISVLRSLWRYAKYSVPSSFFGTIYDRFDVLLLGLLLTPTAAGYYEVAAKLTLPAIFVGNAAASGLMARVSNRRSKNQDVSADVYNALSFTSILAIPIFFGALALSQSLVVTFYGPRYAPAGALLIFIAAYRLLKSQNAPLTQTINGLNSPETTMRISAGTLAINIVLGVVLVLQIGAVGVAVATLIAEGARYLSLLTVVRGRIPGVRFLPRTLLEQFSAGVIMFLIVSLAHRIVPVRSWPDLFTLLAIGAAIYILTLLLVSSRLRQTIGSVLRGSQIERFVPHQILDW; this is encoded by the coding sequence ATGTCGACAGACGCATCCGAAGTCAGCTTTGGCGGTGAAACGGTAAACGCAACAGTTGCCAAGTTCGCAATGGCGGCGAGTGGGTTCGTGGGGACCATCCTATTTGCCCGATTGCTCGATCCCACGTTGTTAGGCGGGTTTTACCTGCTTCTGGGGTTAGTGAAAATAGCGGACAGACCGATCCATGGATGGGCAATCGCCGCAAAAAAGCGATTTTCGGAGCACGATGTTCGGGATGAGTCTATCGTGGGCGCACAAATCGTATTCATTATAGTTTGGCTCGTTTTCGTCGCCGCAATCTCGTTTTTCCTCTCTGGTTGGTTGAGAGAATATACGAAACTGACGACCGCACCGCTATTATTTCTGCTCCTCTTAGCGTCCGAACCGCTGTACGAACCCTTCGAAAAGTTGCTACAGGCACGTGGTCAAATCGGTGTTGCCACTTGGCTCGATACGCTTCGCTCCTATCTCACGCTGCCATTTCAGATTTGGTTAGTTCTCGCCGGTTTCGGTACAGCAGGACTAGTTTATGGATTGGCTGGTGCAACCGTGTTATCCCTTCCTGCGATATTCTATTATCTTCACACACCGCCGGCTCTTCCCACGATATCCGTTCTGCGAAGTCTTTGGCGATATGCCAAATATAGCGTTCCATCGAGTTTCTTCGGCACTATCTACGACCGGTTCGACGTATTGTTACTCGGTCTACTGCTGACGCCGACCGCCGCGGGATATTACGAGGTTGCTGCGAAACTAACGCTTCCCGCGATATTCGTCGGCAACGCCGCCGCCAGCGGGTTGATGGCACGTGTGAGCAACCGTCGAAGTAAGAACCAGGACGTTTCGGCGGATGTGTATAATGCCTTGTCGTTTACGAGCATACTCGCTATTCCAATATTTTTCGGGGCACTTGCCCTGTCACAATCTCTAGTCGTTACGTTTTATGGACCGAGGTATGCACCGGCAGGAGCGTTACTGATCTTTATCGCTGCCTACCGCTTGCTTAAATCCCAGAATGCACCCCTCACACAGACTATAAACGGGTTGAATAGTCCGGAGACTACGATGCGTATTTCGGCTGGCACGCTCGCGATCAACATCGTTCTAGGTGTAGTATTGGTACTACAGATTGGAGCAGTCGGGGTCGCTGTTGCCACGTTAATTGCCGAAGGCGCACGCTATCTATCGCTTTTGACGGTAGTTCGAGGGCGCATCCCCGGCGTTAGATTCCTCCCCCGGACACTTCTGGAACAGTTCAGCGCCGGAGTGATCATGTTTCTCATCGTTTCATTGGCTCATCGAATAGTTCCCGTTCGGTCGTGGCCTGACCTCTTCACGTTGCTCGCTATCGGCGCAGCTATCTATATATTGACACTCCTTCTCGTCAGCTCGCGATTACGACAAACAATCGGAAGCGTTCTTCGTGGCTCCCAAATCGAACGGTTTGTGCCACATCAAATATTGGACTGGTGA
- a CDS encoding glycosyltransferase family 2 protein, with protein MNSFEVIVVNDANLDICEARNAGIKVASGDVVALTDDDCRPGPEWLTNIWTEFERNSDLVCLEGAVQGGRTYTGTRKYVGCNLSFDRETALMIGGFRSEYAGWRDDTEFGWRMERDTDGRSQFCAAVRMSHPDHPRANIDEDLERKLRAEYPIRYKKILVPDTIIGKLNDWLWRRGIWDYVDSARDGGLK; from the coding sequence ATGAATTCATTCGAAGTCATCGTGGTAAACGATGCGAACCTCGATATCTGTGAAGCACGAAACGCCGGTATCAAGGTTGCTTCCGGTGACGTGGTAGCACTCACTGATGACGACTGTCGACCGGGTCCAGAGTGGTTAACGAACATCTGGACGGAATTTGAGAGGAATTCGGATCTCGTCTGTTTGGAAGGGGCAGTACAAGGAGGACGAACTTATACGGGAACGCGAAAATATGTAGGATGTAACCTTTCGTTTGACCGTGAGACGGCGCTCATGATTGGAGGATTTCGAAGCGAATATGCTGGATGGCGAGATGACACCGAATTCGGTTGGCGAATGGAGCGGGACACAGATGGTCGCAGTCAGTTTTGTGCCGCAGTCCGGATGAGCCATCCGGACCATCCCCGCGCAAATATCGACGAAGATCTCGAACGGAAACTCAGAGCAGAGTATCCAATTCGATATAAAAAAATCCTTGTTCCAGATACAATTATCGGCAAACTGAATGACTGGCTCTGGAGGCGCGGAATTTGGGATTACGTCGACAGCGCTAGAGACGGAGGATTGAAATAA
- a CDS encoding sulfatase-like hydrolase/transferase, with protein sequence MTNIAVVVLDTLRKDAFDKHFEWLPGKRFENAWSTSHWTVPAHGSLFTGKYASEAGVYRHAEMLNCDDSVLAERLRNTGYTTRAFSGNPNISRQFEFHRGFSQFEGSWRLQAIDRNLFDWDKFIAKTERMGPQRFPLALWKCISGDCSTVPSLRRGVILKLRDMGYGSKSVDDGAREALSFVQATEFGEQEFLFLNLMEAHSPYSAPEEYQTVTPPNISGLNATMDEPTDDPDRIRQAYDDEVRYLSNMYRRIFEELKKEFSVIITLSDHGELLGEHDAWEHMYGIYPELTHVPLCVYKGENDTTSSDETVSILDVHRTVLEVAKIDADSRGRDLRKPIEAREVLTEYHGLSDRHYYALKNNGYEDIDYLKTELRGFAKDGYYGHQTFDGFEEHGSGVEGDPRDRLKDLITQLAVIETRDDVDLSDSVKQQLEDLGYA encoded by the coding sequence ATGACAAATATAGCAGTAGTCGTTCTGGATACGCTCCGAAAGGACGCATTCGATAAACATTTCGAATGGCTGCCGGGGAAACGTTTCGAGAATGCATGGAGTACCAGCCACTGGACAGTACCGGCACATGGGTCGCTATTTACCGGCAAATATGCGAGCGAGGCTGGTGTCTATAGGCATGCAGAAATGCTTAATTGCGATGATTCTGTTCTTGCGGAACGCCTTCGTAACACAGGATATACCACACGAGCGTTCAGCGGAAACCCAAATATCTCACGACAGTTCGAGTTCCATCGCGGGTTCAGCCAGTTTGAAGGGAGTTGGCGACTTCAGGCAATAGACCGAAATCTGTTCGATTGGGACAAATTCATTGCAAAGACCGAACGAATGGGTCCACAACGGTTTCCGCTCGCGCTCTGGAAATGCATTAGCGGCGACTGCAGTACAGTACCGTCGTTGCGGCGGGGAGTCATTCTTAAGCTCCGTGATATGGGATACGGTAGCAAAAGCGTCGACGACGGTGCGCGTGAAGCACTATCGTTCGTCCAAGCTACCGAGTTCGGCGAACAGGAATTCCTATTTTTGAATCTAATGGAAGCGCACTCCCCGTACTCCGCTCCAGAGGAGTATCAAACCGTGACACCGCCGAATATCAGTGGTTTGAATGCGACAATGGATGAACCCACAGACGACCCGGACCGAATACGCCAAGCGTACGACGACGAGGTCAGATATCTGTCCAATATGTACAGAAGGATATTTGAGGAGTTGAAAAAAGAGTTCTCAGTTATTATCACGCTAAGCGACCACGGAGAACTGCTGGGGGAACACGACGCCTGGGAACACATGTACGGGATCTATCCCGAGCTGACTCATGTCCCTCTGTGCGTGTACAAGGGGGAGAACGATACGACCTCCAGTGATGAGACGGTCAGCATTCTAGACGTCCACAGGACAGTTCTAGAAGTAGCAAAAATCGATGCCGATAGCCGTGGTCGTGACCTCCGAAAGCCAATCGAAGCAAGGGAGGTTCTTACCGAGTATCACGGCCTTTCTGATCGTCATTACTATGCTTTGAAAAATAATGGATACGAGGACATCGACTATCTCAAAACCGAACTGCGTGGTTTCGCAAAGGATGGGTATTACGGACATCAAACGTTCGATGGGTTCGAAGAACACGGGAGTGGAGTAGAAGGGGACCCACGCGATCGACTCAAAGACCTCATAACACAACTTGCCGTGATAGAGACACGAGACGACGTCGACCTTTCGGATTCGGTGAAACAACAGTTGGAAGATTTGGGATACGCCTAA
- a CDS encoding glycosyltransferase, protein MNRLAKASAVVIAVAAVPYFVFLALYGLIRPSGSPARKRDDKPSVSIVLPTYNEADIIEKKLDDLLELDYPMEAIELVVVDSSDDETPYLIRDYLADHEHPSLNLIEEEERRGLAPALNDAYAAAANEMVVKTDCDSFVANDALHVAATNLADPDVAAVTGQNAEVLGGSEVEEGYRGIQAHIQTLESHLDSTLIFHGPFSAFENDAIVPLDPNSLADDTELALKIRRNGKRVVFDPNIRYSEASHSDFTKRRLQKDRRGMGLIRLLVQHRDALGRYGKYGGLVLPFNWWFMIVSPWLVALSIGLLTGAALVAAGPFGLVVPAGLGLFVRLGGSDRLGSLQPLYAIFDAQVSLFRASLELLRGDGDGTWEIDEELREAFE, encoded by the coding sequence ATGAACCGGCTTGCGAAAGCGTCCGCGGTCGTTATCGCGGTCGCCGCAGTTCCGTATTTCGTGTTTCTCGCATTGTACGGGTTGATACGCCCGTCGGGGTCACCCGCACGGAAACGGGACGATAAACCGAGCGTGAGTATCGTGCTTCCGACGTACAACGAAGCGGACATCATCGAGAAAAAACTGGACGACCTTCTCGAACTGGACTACCCGATGGAAGCGATCGAACTCGTCGTCGTCGATTCGAGCGACGACGAGACCCCCTACCTGATTCGTGACTATCTCGCCGACCACGAACACCCGTCGTTGAATCTCATCGAAGAGGAGGAGCGCCGCGGCCTCGCTCCTGCGCTCAACGACGCCTACGCCGCGGCAGCAAACGAGATGGTGGTCAAAACCGACTGCGACTCGTTCGTGGCGAACGACGCGCTCCACGTTGCGGCGACGAACCTCGCAGACCCGGACGTCGCTGCAGTGACCGGGCAGAACGCCGAAGTGCTCGGCGGGAGCGAAGTCGAGGAAGGGTACCGCGGCATACAGGCCCATATCCAGACGCTCGAATCCCACCTCGATTCGACGCTCATCTTCCACGGTCCGTTCTCGGCGTTCGAAAACGACGCCATCGTTCCTCTCGACCCGAACTCGCTCGCGGACGATACCGAACTCGCACTGAAGATACGTCGCAACGGAAAGCGTGTCGTCTTCGACCCGAACATCCGGTACAGCGAGGCATCCCACTCCGATTTCACGAAGCGCAGATTGCAGAAAGACCGGCGTGGAATGGGGTTGATTCGACTGTTGGTGCAACATCGGGATGCACTCGGCCGGTATGGAAAGTACGGTGGGCTCGTACTTCCGTTCAACTGGTGGTTCATGATCGTCTCGCCGTGGCTGGTGGCGCTGTCGATCGGGCTGTTGACGGGCGCTGCGCTGGTTGCGGCCGGGCCGTTCGGGCTCGTCGTTCCTGCAGGGCTCGGGCTGTTCGTTCGACTGGGCGGGAGTGATCGGTTGGGTTCGCTGCAACCGTTGTACGCTATTTTCGACGCGCAAGTCTCGTTGTTCCGAGCCAGCCTGGAGTTGTTGCGCGGAGACGGTGATGGGACATGGGAGATCGATGAAGAACTGCGGGAAGCTTTTGAGTAA
- a CDS encoding oligosaccharyl transferase, archaeosortase A system-associated, whose amino-acid sequence MSQGTEQVEESSNIADSVLDQIEDWYHVPALALLLGFMLWVRLQSYDRFIVNGEVFFSGNDAWYHLRQVQYTVNNWPATMPFDPWTFYPFGTSVGQFGTLYDQLVATAALIVGLGDPSQKTVALTLLVAPAVFGTLVAIPTYFVGKRLGGRLGGLFGVLVLVLIPGEFLRRGLVGFSDHNIVEPFFQTLAVLAMMVAVSVAERERPVFELLADRDFDSVRRPLGYSVLAGIATALYLWTWPPGVLLIGIFGVFFLLKLTADYVRGISPDHLAFVASVSMGVTGLLLFVPLGTVSFSATKFSLLQPFMAFAISVGAGFMTWLAREWDDRDLSTALYPVAIFGILAVGTLVVYVALPRLFGLIQTNLVRFVGFNAGAAQRTIGEAQPFLQSGQSLASAVIPQYGLTFFTAIIGALVMVWRSVSADEHQAEKLLVLVWAAFITAAAFTQVRFNYYLAVPVAVLNAYLLGWVLGFVGFDSSSREAIQNVEIYQVLAVVFVIMLVIPGLVMPVQVGNTRTATATQMGNSTAPGDVTQWDGTLNWMQTNTPQEGNYGGAGNSMKYYGTYTEDDGDYDYPKGSYGVMSWWDYGHWITVEGERIPNANPFQEGAITAANYLLAQNESEANQILNTLGDKSEQTRYVMVDWKMVETRGRSGNAKFFAPTVFNKNVSQSTFTDYIVLGQNQYIVQHKQPYYESMMVRLYQYHGSAVEPKPIVLDWNSQSYRQNGQTLSYKTAPPNATVVKKFDTMQEAREYVKNDPTSQIGGIGPYPSERVPALEHYRVVKESQSQATQDPSHVQILRQRLGLLQQAGATGQDYFRTSPSWVKAFERVPGATVKGTGPANTTITASVQMKADTGSTFTYTQKAKTDGNGEFTMTVPYSTTGYDEWGTEKGYTNVSVRATGPYEFRTPTKAGGDGFQFTNGTAQVSEGQVLGENDNPVTVSVDQQQTIPVEGANNSTGNDSAGPTMPGNGTNGNSSAGNGSVGNNSTGNESNSLPSPASPLTRVGLVGAYAATLVVARRD is encoded by the coding sequence ATGAGCCAAGGTACAGAACAGGTCGAGGAATCCTCCAATATCGCCGATTCCGTCCTCGATCAGATAGAAGACTGGTATCATGTCCCTGCACTCGCACTTCTGTTGGGATTCATGTTGTGGGTACGGCTGCAATCCTACGACAGATTCATCGTCAACGGAGAGGTATTTTTCTCCGGAAACGACGCGTGGTACCACCTCCGTCAAGTACAGTATACAGTCAACAACTGGCCCGCGACGATGCCGTTCGATCCGTGGACGTTCTATCCCTTCGGAACGAGTGTCGGTCAGTTCGGCACGCTCTATGACCAACTCGTCGCTACTGCCGCGCTGATCGTCGGCCTCGGCGACCCATCGCAGAAAACGGTCGCACTGACGCTATTGGTTGCTCCAGCAGTGTTCGGAACGCTCGTCGCCATCCCGACCTACTTCGTCGGAAAGCGACTTGGCGGCCGTCTCGGCGGGCTATTCGGAGTTCTCGTGCTGGTACTGATTCCGGGCGAGTTCCTCCGTCGTGGCTTGGTCGGGTTCTCCGACCACAACATCGTCGAGCCGTTCTTCCAGACGCTCGCCGTGCTGGCGATGATGGTTGCGGTCTCCGTCGCCGAACGGGAACGTCCGGTTTTCGAACTGCTGGCTGACCGTGATTTCGACTCGGTTCGCCGGCCGCTAGGATATAGCGTTCTCGCGGGTATCGCGACCGCTCTCTACCTTTGGACGTGGCCTCCGGGCGTCCTCCTCATCGGTATTTTCGGCGTATTCTTCCTGCTGAAACTGACCGCGGACTACGTTCGTGGTATCAGCCCGGACCACCTCGCGTTCGTCGCGTCGGTCAGCATGGGCGTGACGGGACTCCTCTTGTTCGTTCCGCTCGGAACCGTTTCGTTCAGCGCGACGAAGTTCTCCCTGCTCCAACCGTTCATGGCCTTCGCCATTTCCGTCGGCGCAGGGTTCATGACGTGGCTGGCCCGTGAGTGGGACGACCGTGACCTCTCGACGGCGCTCTATCCCGTTGCAATCTTTGGGATTCTCGCCGTGGGTACGCTCGTCGTCTACGTCGCGCTTCCGAGGTTGTTCGGCCTCATTCAAACCAACCTCGTCAGGTTTGTCGGGTTCAACGCGGGCGCGGCCCAGCGGACCATCGGTGAAGCACAACCGTTCTTGCAGAGTGGACAGTCGCTCGCGTCTGCGGTCATCCCACAGTACGGCCTGACCTTCTTCACCGCCATCATCGGCGCGCTGGTGATGGTTTGGCGTTCCGTTTCGGCCGACGAGCACCAAGCCGAAAAGCTTCTCGTGCTGGTTTGGGCGGCCTTCATCACGGCCGCCGCGTTCACACAGGTTCGATTTAACTACTACCTCGCCGTTCCGGTCGCGGTGCTGAACGCCTACCTCCTCGGCTGGGTTCTCGGCTTCGTCGGATTCGACAGTTCGTCGCGTGAAGCGATTCAGAACGTCGAAATCTACCAGGTGCTGGCAGTCGTTTTCGTCATCATGCTCGTTATCCCGGGACTGGTCATGCCCGTCCAGGTGGGTAATACGCGGACGGCAACCGCGACCCAGATGGGTAACAGCACTGCTCCCGGCGACGTGACGCAGTGGGATGGCACTCTGAACTGGATGCAGACGAACACGCCGCAGGAAGGCAACTACGGCGGTGCCGGAAACTCGATGAAGTATTACGGCACCTACACCGAAGATGACGGTGATTACGACTATCCAAAGGGAAGCTACGGCGTCATGTCGTGGTGGGACTACGGTCACTGGATTACGGTCGAAGGTGAGCGGATCCCGAACGCCAATCCGTTCCAGGAGGGCGCGATCACGGCCGCGAACTACCTGCTCGCCCAGAACGAGTCCGAGGCAAATCAAATCCTGAACACCCTCGGCGATAAGAGCGAGCAGACGCGCTACGTCATGGTCGATTGGAAGATGGTCGAAACCCGTGGACGATCGGGTAACGCGAAGTTCTTCGCGCCGACGGTGTTCAACAAAAACGTCTCACAATCGACGTTCACCGACTACATCGTGCTCGGACAGAACCAGTATATCGTACAACACAAACAGCCGTACTACGAGAGCATGATGGTTCGACTGTACCAGTATCACGGGAGCGCGGTCGAGCCGAAACCCATCGTTCTCGACTGGAATTCTCAATCCTATCGACAGAACGGTCAGACGCTATCGTACAAGACGGCACCGCCGAACGCGACCGTCGTGAAAAAGTTCGATACGATGCAGGAGGCCAGAGAGTACGTCAAAAACGATCCGACGTCACAGATCGGCGGAATCGGACCGTATCCGAGCGAGCGCGTTCCGGCGCTCGAACACTACCGCGTCGTGAAAGAGAGTCAATCACAGGCGACACAAGACCCGTCGCACGTTCAGATCCTCCGTCAGCGACTGGGGCTGCTCCAACAGGCGGGAGCTACGGGGCAGGATTACTTCCGTACTTCGCCATCGTGGGTGAAGGCGTTCGAACGAGTCCCCGGTGCGACGGTGAAGGGGACGGGCCCGGCTAACACTACCATCACGGCCTCCGTGCAGATGAAAGCGGACACGGGAAGCACGTTCACTTACACGCAGAAAGCCAAGACGGACGGCAATGGTGAGTTCACGATGACCGTGCCGTACTCCACGACGGGCTACGATGAATGGGGAACAGAGAAGGGGTACACGAACGTCAGCGTCCGCGCAACCGGTCCGTACGAGTTCCGAACGCCGACGAAGGCCGGTGGCGATGGGTTCCAGTTCACCAACGGAACGGCACAGGTCTCGGAAGGACAAGTGCTCGGCGAGAACGATAACCCCGTCACGGTCTCGGTTGACCAGCAGCAGACGATTCCGGTCGAAGGCGCGAACAACTCCACCGGAAACGACTCCGCAGGCCCAACGATGCCCGGCAACGGAACGAACGGCAACTCGTCCGCCGGAAACGGGTCGGTCGGTAACAACTCGACGGGTAACGAGTCGAATTCGCTTCCCAGCCCTGCATCGCCCTTGACCCGAGTCGGCCTCGTCGGTGCATACGCCGCAACGTTGGTCGTCGCACGCCGCGACTGA
- a CDS encoding glycosyltransferase has translation MSDDSPSVAILHDRFPQIGGGEKFAIEAARTLDAPIYTMYVYPGTEIPDDVRVVPIKQGKYARGLSKHILAWKNEGSNPLETLSVAMDMTDAHPELTEYDVILGSAPLSKHYIPTVDQTIIHYPHSPPRWLYDLYRDRMESFDYPGVRFVLKAYAKWWRALDKEANDYVDTFVANSELIRDRIRRYYHRDAEVVYPPVTGDWRNEGDEGYFVTWSRLAPEKRMPLLAEAFTELDERLIIAGDGADREKVERIARDHDNIEILGFVEDIESLVARSTGVIYAPVQEDFGLVGAEALMAGKPLLGVNEGFTKYQVEEGVTGELFEPAVESIRDEVRKFDSGKYDCDVIQKYAEKYRHDAFQEGLQNVAGYVPEDE, from the coding sequence ATGTCGGATGATTCACCCTCGGTCGCTATCCTGCACGATCGATTTCCGCAAATCGGCGGCGGCGAGAAGTTCGCCATCGAGGCGGCCCGGACGCTTGATGCGCCGATTTACACGATGTACGTCTATCCTGGAACAGAGATTCCGGATGATGTACGTGTTGTTCCGATCAAACAAGGGAAGTACGCACGAGGGTTGTCGAAACATATCCTGGCGTGGAAAAACGAAGGGTCGAACCCACTAGAGACACTCTCCGTGGCGATGGATATGACCGACGCACATCCAGAACTCACTGAATACGATGTAATTCTGGGGAGTGCTCCGTTGTCCAAGCATTATATTCCGACAGTCGATCAGACGATTATTCACTATCCACATAGTCCGCCTCGGTGGTTGTACGACCTTTATCGTGATCGAATGGAATCGTTCGACTATCCTGGTGTTCGTTTCGTGTTGAAAGCCTACGCGAAGTGGTGGCGCGCACTGGACAAGGAAGCGAACGACTACGTGGACACATTTGTCGCAAATAGCGAACTCATCCGCGACCGAATTCGACGATACTATCATCGCGACGCGGAAGTCGTCTATCCCCCCGTCACCGGTGATTGGCGCAACGAAGGCGACGAGGGCTATTTTGTGACGTGGTCACGACTCGCTCCGGAAAAAAGGATGCCGCTCCTTGCGGAGGCGTTCACCGAATTGGATGAACGCCTTATCATCGCCGGGGATGGTGCAGATAGGGAGAAAGTCGAACGCATCGCACGTGATCACGATAACATCGAGATACTGGGATTCGTAGAGGATATCGAGTCGCTCGTTGCTCGTTCGACAGGTGTGATTTACGCACCAGTGCAGGAAGACTTCGGACTCGTAGGTGCGGAGGCATTGATGGCTGGAAAGCCGCTCCTTGGCGTAAATGAGGGTTTTACGAAGTATCAGGTCGAGGAAGGTGTGACTGGCGAGTTGTTTGAACCGGCGGTTGAATCGATTCGAGATGAAGTCCGGAAATTCGATTCGGGCAAGTATGACTGCGATGTGATTCAGAAGTATGCTGAAAAATACCGACATGATGCGTTTCAAGAAGGACTTCAAAACGTCGCCGGATATGTTCCCGAGGATGAATGA